A genomic stretch from Flavobacterium nitratireducens includes:
- a CDS encoding vWA domain-containing protein translates to MHFKHPENLYFLFLLIVPILIHLFQFRKFKKEYFTNVRFLKSISIQTRKSSKLKKWLLLVTRLLVLFCVIMAFAQPFFDAKEANNRSNEMYIILDNSFSMQAKGKKGELLKRAVQELLEETPENKNFSLLTNTESYWNTDIKSIRSTLQNLKYSAIPFDLNAILARINAHLSASKKDIIIITDAVGLNAKQLQNFPKEDLSYFIIPKAEQLNNVSIDSVYIDETTEDFYNINVNLSRFGTDIKSVPIAIYNQNKLIAKTVSNLETAKKSLHFSIPKQAFHGYVSISDNSLAYDNTFYFSISKTQKTSVISIGESQKSNFLQRIYTNDEFNYSNSELASLDYNNLEKQDVIVLNELDEIPQALQLTLKDFVQKGGNLVLIPSAKSNVASLNTFLVNFGNIQFKSLEIANKLISKINFNHPLFTGVFENTISNFQYPMTKASFSIVSSSSAALLYENQTAFLAGLLNPVSTVYVFSAPINTENSNFQQSPLIVPTFYKMAQSNQNNGINALTIGKSNPFIVSTSLSKDGILEIKNANEQFIPIQQIMNSKVKLTFNDLPKEAGNFEIINQKQWIENISFNYSRSESNLNQLDDNLLSNYSTSDTIESIFHSIQSDRMDNQLWKWFVIFALLFLLCEMAIIKFLK, encoded by the coding sequence ATGCATTTTAAACATCCTGAAAACTTATACTTTCTCTTTTTATTGATTGTACCTATTTTGATTCATTTATTTCAATTCAGAAAGTTTAAAAAGGAATATTTTACTAATGTTCGGTTCTTAAAATCCATTTCTATTCAAACCCGAAAAAGTTCTAAACTTAAAAAATGGTTGTTGCTTGTCACTCGTTTGTTAGTACTGTTTTGTGTTATTATGGCTTTTGCCCAACCTTTTTTTGATGCTAAAGAAGCAAATAATCGTTCCAATGAAATGTACATTATTCTGGATAATTCTTTCAGCATGCAAGCCAAAGGAAAAAAAGGTGAATTACTAAAAAGAGCTGTTCAAGAATTACTGGAAGAAACGCCCGAAAACAAAAATTTCTCGTTATTAACCAATACCGAAAGTTATTGGAATACCGATATTAAATCCATTAGAAGCACGCTGCAAAATTTAAAATACTCTGCAATTCCTTTTGACCTAAATGCCATTTTAGCCCGAATCAATGCGCATCTATCTGCTAGCAAAAAAGATATCATAATCATTACGGATGCTGTAGGATTGAATGCTAAACAACTTCAAAACTTTCCAAAGGAAGATCTAAGTTATTTTATTATTCCAAAGGCAGAGCAACTCAATAATGTGTCAATTGATAGTGTTTATATTGATGAAACCACCGAAGATTTCTACAACATCAACGTCAATTTATCCCGTTTTGGTACAGACATCAAATCGGTTCCAATAGCGATTTACAATCAAAACAAACTGATTGCAAAAACCGTAAGCAATCTAGAAACAGCTAAAAAATCATTGCATTTTAGTATCCCTAAACAAGCTTTTCATGGTTATGTTTCCATCTCGGATAACAGTTTGGCTTACGACAATACTTTTTATTTTAGTATTTCAAAAACTCAAAAGACTTCTGTTATCAGCATTGGCGAAAGCCAAAAAAGCAACTTTTTACAACGTATTTATACGAATGACGAATTTAATTATAGCAATTCGGAATTAGCCAGTTTGGATTATAACAACCTTGAAAAACAAGATGTAATTGTTTTAAACGAATTAGACGAAATCCCTCAAGCATTACAATTAACCTTAAAAGATTTTGTTCAAAAAGGCGGCAATCTTGTACTTATTCCTTCGGCTAAAAGCAATGTTGCATCACTGAATACTTTCTTGGTAAATTTTGGAAACATCCAATTCAAATCACTTGAAATAGCGAACAAACTAATTAGCAAGATTAATTTTAATCATCCTTTGTTCACTGGGGTTTTCGAAAATACAATTTCTAATTTTCAATACCCAATGACAAAAGCTTCCTTTAGTATTGTAAGTTCTAGCTCGGCGGCATTATTATATGAAAATCAAACTGCTTTTCTAGCTGGATTATTAAATCCCGTTTCGACCGTTTATGTATTTTCGGCTCCTATAAATACTGAAAACTCTAACTTTCAACAATCGCCATTAATTGTTCCTACTTTTTACAAAATGGCACAATCAAATCAAAATAATGGTATCAATGCACTGACAATTGGAAAAAGCAATCCTTTTATTGTAAGCACATCACTTTCAAAAGATGGTATTTTAGAAATAAAAAATGCAAACGAACAATTCATCCCAATTCAGCAAATTATGAATTCTAAGGTCAAATTGACTTTTAATGATTTGCCTAAGGAAGCCGGAAATTTTGAAATAATAAACCAAAAACAATGGATAGAAAACATTAGTTTTAATTACAGCCGAAGCGAAAGTAACCTGAACCAATTAGATGACAATTTACTATCTAATTACTCCACTTCAGATACAATAGAAAGTATTTTTCATAGTATACAAAGCGATAGAATGGATAATCAACTTTGGAAATGGTTTGTTATCTTTGCACTGCTCTTTCTGCTATGCGAAATGGCAATTATAAAATTCCTGAAATAA